Sequence from the Sander lucioperca isolate FBNREF2018 chromosome 16, SLUC_FBN_1.2, whole genome shotgun sequence genome:
TAAAGACCAATTTTCAACAAATTTCATTGTTTGGTATAtaactggtttgaatcctacttaaagaacagggactactttgtgtctatagatAAACATTTGAGCAGACAAATATGAAATGCGGAGTTCTCCAAGGCTccattctggggcctcttctatttaacatctacatgcttgcACTGGCTTAGATTATGGACAAGAACAAAAAAAGTTACCATActatgcagacacacatttacataaccACATCACCAGGGGACTATGGTTCAATATAAACACTGAggaagtgcattgaacaaatcaaCAATTAGCCCTCAGGGTTCAacgttaaggtttttttttttcccttgtcCGGTTGGGCAAGTGAAAACTTTTTACTTGCCCCCACactaaaaacatttgaaaacaagTTTCAAAAACCaatcaaaagtgacaaaaacgtaaaaaagaaaacatcagtGGGGGTTAGTGGAGAGGGCTGAGGGGGTGCAGTTGGTTGTGGGATGTCAGAGTAAGAGCGGGTGATGGGTGTGAATGTGGGCTTAACCGTCCTGCAGTAAAGTACTTTCAAATTCTGGGACAAACCAAAGACCAATCGATTGGTAGAAGATTCGGGAGAATTTCAGTCgactgatattttctttggtTGAATACAGTCCTTATGTACACAGTTCTTTAATGTTTATGTCTGTCTTTGTTCAACTTTGTTGTCCTTAAACAGAGTCAGATTCATCATTGTATGTGTTTAGATACTTGACCATTaaataggcctgtaacaattattaaataattgtctaactgcaatttttttttaggtaATCACGATTTTTTTGTTCAACCGCAATTAAAGCAGTTCCTCCTCATTCCCTCCGAGAATGTCACCCGAGCTGCATCAAGAGGCTCTCCTCCCAGCGAGCTTCGACACAGTTCACTGTATTGTCACCGtgacaactaacaacaatcgGCATTTTGTTGTGTACCCATCAAATGAGCATGGCAAACAGtgcaatggcctttctatccattttatttctatgcgaGGACACCATGAAGACTCCAGAGACTGTTGATATTCACTCCATGCagatttatttgttacattttaacaaACAAACTGAGCTGCCTCGGACACATCAACTGACCACCGGTGATAGTCGGTCGAATAGACAACTGAATCTAAGTTTCACATGACTCTCTTCTTATACAGCGTTTTGGGCGGTGTCAGTTGGACACATTCACGCCCACAGTTACCTCATGTTCGTTACATCTTTAGATGGACTTGAACTGGTGATATTTTTAATTCTAACAGTCCTCTCATCTTCCTTTTCTTAAGTACACCTAGGTCGTTGTGACCCAGACAATAACTACTAACGTACATGCTAGTCAACAGATGGTTGACTTCAAATGATTTCACTTTACTTCATCCTGGAGGGTACTCAGCATGTCCTGGTGTACCACACCGGTCATATCAAACGATTATATTTCTTTACTTTATTAGCTTAACATGGCCTAATTAGTGGCATAGGAGACACTATACATGTCAAAAGACCTTAATCATTTTGGTGTCACTGATCATATTACCTTGGAACATGGCAATGCACAAGTGAGTTTTTATAGTTTTCTACAGATCATAATATGTCCATCTCAGCTTTGCTCCAAAGAGAaaactcctcctctccctgacAGGAAACACCTTGCTAGGCTAACTTCCCTATGCTACCTCCCTCACATCTCCCTTGTTTAAACTAAAGATAGCTTTCAAcctgcacttcctgtctccctgacacagacagaaaagtCTCCTCTCTGAGACTGCTGGGCCTAAATTGTGCTTAAACATGATAAACAAAATTACGTTACTTAGAAAGAAGTGAATATATGTGTGGGCCCTATAAAATATCGAGTGGTTACATTTGTCTGATTTCTTGATTATAATTGATTATATAACAGACAttacaagacaaaacaatatctaataaaatatttaaaaaagtgtacTTTTTCATACCACACAATATAATGTCTTCTATCTAGATGTTGGTACATaaagatttttgtttgatacttgagaacTTTTGCTTGGACTTAAAGGCACAAACATTATTCCATGTCAccagtctcaggttcagaagagtctccagtctggtcttcagtctctggttgtaaaagtggatgtgagttcctggctggttctggtcctccacagtcctctccatcagcttctgtttccatcggACCAACACACTTATGTTTTTTGAAATTAGACCGCTGGGCAAATCTTCtgttacaaactgagcagctgaaaggcttttctcctgtgtggattctcatgtgcaTCTTTAAAGCTCCACTCTGTGtcaaagatttcttacagactgggcagctgaaaggtttttctccagaATGAGTCATCATGTGGTTCTTCAGGTTTCCACTATCAGTGAAAGCTctaccacactcagagcagctgaaaggcttttctcctgtgtggattctcatgtgtttctgtaaatttccactctgtgtaaaatatttcttacaaactgagcagctgaaaggtttttctccagaATGAGTCATCATGTGTTTCTTCAGGGTTCCACTATCAGAGAAAGCTttaccacactcagagcagctgaaaggcttctctcctgtgtgagttacCATGTGTCTCTGTAGGTGTTGCTTTGTTCCAAATATTCttccacactcagagcagctgaatgttttcttacatcttgaatcatgtttcagagagtttaaagctgactgaggttctctggtctccttccaatcagcactgtcatcagtctcaggttcagaagagtctccagtctggtcttcagtctctggttgtaaaagtggatgtgagttcctggctggttctggtcctccacagtcctctccatcagcttctgtttccatctgaccaacacatttatgtgttttgacaTCATAACGCCAGGCAAATGttttgttacaaacactgcagctgaatcttttctctcctgtgtggactaccATGTGTGACTGTAAATCtccactctgtgtaaaagatttcttacagactgagcatctaaaaggtttctctcctgtgtgagttatcATGTGTCTATTCAGACTTCCCTTGAATCcaaatcttttcccacactgagtgaatgggaacttggtgatatcagcctcctccagcccttgaagctgctctccctcctgactgctccacagttcctcctgttcctctttaatgtgtggggggggctctggctcctgctggtccacactggagctacactcctgctgctcctcttcacCAACAATCACTTCCAGAACGTCTGGAGGTaaagctgaaacacagacagacatacattaaATATCAGTCTCAACAATACTTTCCTAATTAGCTGATTTCACTGTGCTAATGACGCAGCTTCATAATGAAATCATCCGATTTAtcagcctggatgccagccgaactcagccccgcccacaacatttgaggtcgggaagttcggtctggacttgatccgttgtggagcaactatgcttgaaccagagctgttcagaccaatcaaattgtcagggcgggctttatacgataaTGGActgatgatcaacagtaacgtaatcaaccacgtcaccaaagagcgcttgggttgaatttgttcacaacaaagatggctgccgttTGAAAATTGAGATGTGAAGATTCCGCCATCaagtctgttatagaagatatcgacagcgcattcattttaaaatcctcAATCGGCCTGTCttagctcgactcaaaccagctgatggtatagctgcgactcagctgttcaagtcgcagaggctggttttagcacgtaagagacgtctcctgtttcatcagccaatagagaagtcagctagtaaagtcagctataaactatagaaataaaattatcaataatccattttatttttatgttacaaacagctgtacgaaatggcagagttttagacggagcctcaATGCCCGCCTgaaagcacggtaacgttatatggtCGTGCGAGATaaagagtgactgaagagagagagcgcccagcggcgttagaacaaagccatAAAtctgagaaataaaacgtgttttcaccgattcatcactagaaatgcaactgtagcaagcatctcactatcactaacgttatccacattcatatttacacGAAACAAATGACAtctccagctacaaaaaagtctaaaagttGGAAGTTAGGATGGAAGTGCAAACAGTGGTTGCTATGGATACGATGGTGTTGAGTTCTGTTGACaactctgttgctctgattggttgtaggtctatccaattgagtgcagaggcattttctttcctggttgggttgaaacacgccccataatcacagcccaatggagcagcatcagactcatattctgactagaatctgagtatgaccacgtcaggctatCGATTTATCCCCAAAGATCATCATACAAAACTGAGCTTCCAAAACCCTTAAAAAAACCTCATGCCTCCACTCAGCTCCGGCTGTAAAAGCTGTGGCGGTCTGTCTGAGAAAATCTCCGAACTGGAAGGTAAGGTAACTTTGCTGCACCGGATCAGacagcagggctccagactgcgaccaaatgCTCGCATTTTGCAACcaacagctgtcaatcaaggtAAACTACTGAGGTCCGTGGGTTAGATCGCCTTGAAAGTGAACAATCATAGGAGGGCCAGTGCCTCCTTGGTTTCCACCGTCAAAGTGTCGAAAGTCAGTTTCATTCACACGCGCAGAAATCAACTTGGAGAGCAGAGTTTACCTGCGAGAACATGTATGCCTTCcagtagagatggtccgataccattttttgcttcccgataccgattctgatacctgaacttgcgcatcggccgataccgagtactgatccgataccagtgtgtcatatattttattatgttttaacaactgtatactactatctctgtatggatgtgatattatttctatatctttgttgtcagtctggctcaggttaaactctttgtgaaacaggAACAATGAACggcccagaactttcttttattctgcagtttgacagcagttataacggaaaaagaacataaataaactactttaacatagattttctttagggctttattatgtggtatcggatcggtgcgtAAACTCCAATACTTACCGATACCagtgttttaggcagtatcggagccgatacagatactggtatcggtagcGGAACATCTCTACCTTCCCGGCTCGCAAAGCGGACACTCTGTGGCTGCTCTGTACGCGTGCTGCTTAGgctttctttccttctccctatgtttttgttttaacgcTCGCAGCTGTCTGTTCAACTCTCGATTGTTGAATCGGTGCGTGAAGGACAACATCTACGCGTGTGAAATGATATAATTTGCTCGTGAGCATGTTGTATCGCACTCGCGAGATATGACATAATCGTGACTTCATAGAAAAccttttgtatgaaaacatgcaaccgATTAAGACAGAGACATTAAAAGAGTAGCTTATTATTGTATAAGTGGTGCAGGGGTGCACGGAGCAAAAGTCTGTATTGCTGCTGCGTATGATCTCTACTTATTTTATAATCCTTTTTTCAGAATGTTTTTCTGCCGCAAACGTTCCTTCGGTTGCACTCGCCATACAACGCCGCAGCTTGCTGGTCACTTTTTACACTTCAAGCTGTTACAGCTAGCTCAGTGGACAGccgcctgagacatgcacaataaaaaaattgccttctgcatttttttttttctgcttttcccttcattgtaccgaaccgaaccgtgatgtctgaaccgaggtatgaactgaaccgtgacttctgtgaaCCGTTCCACCCCCAGTCCGCTGGTCGCTGGTCCCGGCTGAGTTTTTTCAGATTTGGGTCACAGGACTTGTTTGTTTTcaggtgcgcgatcacggaaggcttgtatcatgtggaggCGTTGACAGTgttttgtcattacttagaattcctcatgggggagacagaaactacgcactacagcAGGGATTCTCAAACGTTATATTCAAAAGGTCCAAATCTGATTTATATACAAGGTCAAAGGTCCGGAACGATTGGTGATAAGCAATTTACTTTTATTAAACTTGGTTATAACTTACAAGCAATACGTTTGTTAGGTTAATTCAAGTTTAAGGCAGTCAGATAAAAATTACATTCAAGCCTAGTGGAAAAAAATGTTGGACTGCAATCTGTTGCCTAAATTAAAGCAACTCTAACTTTTAAAAACAACTGTAGTGGCAGATTTGTCCTCAGATTGAACAAAACAAACTCAAAGTCAAACAGCCACTGAGGCACCGAAGGAGTGGATGTTACACAGAGATAAAAACGTTCATTGTCCAGGCAGAGGTGGCATTTTCTGAGGTTTATTCATCCAGTTCTTGGCAAACAAAGGAACAATGGCGTCTCTAGGCtctggtaaaaaaaacatcagcccTCGCATAACAtacattaaagcgtaactctcgccaaaatgcaacctagggtctttttgtgaatgcacccgagtcaaactttcgtttattTACTAGACAAAGATATTATGAAAACGACTCTAAATTTACAAAATGATTGGCTaggaaactgaaaaagcaatATGCAAATAGTACAATACATAAAATATGGGACcctgaaaaaaacattattgaAAGCAAACAAGAACAGATTCAAGAGACTTTTGAGTCATTCTATAAATAACTTTATTCCAGGACAGTAGAAGTCCAAATTGATTCACTTTTGGAAACAAATCTTGTGACAGTGCGCAAAACTACCGTTTCTGTATCTTGGCAGCAAGATTTTTCAATGCCTGCAGTCGCCGCttttgaaaagtctttctggcaTTGAAAGCTGCTGCCACTCTTGAGTCTTTGGCTGCCTTCTTTCTGGCTGGATTGGGAGCATTAAGTTCTGCCCTCCGTTTATTCTCTGCCCTGTACCTCCGGCTTGAGAGTTTGACGTTCCGTACAAGCGATGGGTTGATGGGGCTGTCCTTTGACGGTCTGGAGTAGTGGTGAATTGCTGAGACCTGCATGGCCTTCAGCTGGTACTTTACAACTTCATATGCCTCATAGGTCTCCACATTCAGGCTTGTTGTTTTGGCCTGCATGATGTTGGCCATCATACTAAACGAGGACTCTACTTGAGGGGTCCATGAAAAGGCCATAAAGCAAAGAGTGCTATCTTGGCAAGTGTTGGGTACCTCGATGTTTGTCTTACTGCATTCCACCACAGGTCAACTCTTGTGTCATCAGTCATTGGTGGCAACATCATGTCACTTGCATATCTAAGATGAGAAACAACACGGTCAATTTTCATTTTGCACAGTAAGAGTAAACATTTTCTAGCACTCCATGTTCAGtaagtaaaatatattttccCCTTAGTCTTACTGTGATATCCTATGTATTAATAATAggagttaaaggagaactccgggcaacaccaagctgctgcagctaatgccaagagctcccagttagctaaaacggcagttttgggggcataacGTAACTCATCCCAgacagcagctagcagctaacagggtagatgaatttaaacaatgtctgagttgaaaatgcatcttgttgtcatttaagggccctgttcatgtgaagtgggagctctcggcattagctgcagcagctccttgTTGCCtccaccgattcggctcgtttttttttttgctatcgacagtactcacatacgtatagcgatcaagattaacgtaaaaattgcccggagttctcctttaattgTCTTCATTATCACTTCTGTAGGCTGTATGAATTTGAGCTTTTAATGACAATGTAATGTTCATTGTTACCATTAAGAGTAACTTTAAACAAAAGCACTAGCATTGGTACACCAAGAAAATCATTCAATGAAACTGAAGCTCAGCAAAAACTATGGAAAAACCACATGGGGACGAAACATCATCTGGTATGGTGTCTATGATTGGGTGGACTGGatataacgtgtgtgtgtgtaccattgTATGGGAGAGCACATCTCAAATGGAAATTCTTCTCTCATGTCATAAAATAGCATGATATGCATGAATGGCATCCTCTGACAATTACACACACCTGTATATTTCATGATGAAAACCAGCTTTCTCCTCTTCCGTAAGCGTCACAGCTGGAAACACGTCCAGCAATTTCTTCAGGTGGCACATCTGGTGTAAGCTTGGGTAACCTGTTATAAtgaagaaacacagagagacatacagtaaATGGAGGTTAGTTCAAAAccatagtttatttttttctggatttcttttaaatattaaaaaaagaataaaagttTTTGGAAATGTGTACAGTTATTTCAAACAAAATCTGTGTAAAGAAGCTACACTGTCTACAATACCTTCATATTGAAAGTTTGAAAACTTTGCCACAGGATGATTTTTTCTAAGCTTTTTGAGAATGGAGGTGGCCTCATATCTGATAAAAGGCTCTGACAGATGGGTCTCTGTTGACCTTAAATCAAGAAGCTTCATGTTTGGTCCCGACAAGCTCTTCCCCTTTCTTACGAGTTTCTCCGGCTTGATGAAACAGGACAAGAACTCTTTAAGGA
This genomic interval carries:
- the LOC116050061 gene encoding gastrula zinc finger protein XlCGF7.1-like isoform X2, translating into MERHREHTEETKLRGEALPPDVLEVIVGEEEQQECSSSVDQQEPEPPPHIKEEQEELWSSQEGEQLQGLEEADITKFPFTQCGKRFGFKGSLNRHMITHTGEKPFRCSVCKKSFTQSGDLQSHMRHMVTHTGEKPFSCSECGKAFSDSGTLKKHMRIHTGEKPFSCSECGRAFTDSGNLKNHMMTHSGEKPFSCPVCKKSLTQSGALKMHMRIHTGEKPFSCSVCNRRFAQRSNFKKHKCVGPMETEADGEDCGGPEPARNSHPLLQPETEDQTGDSSEPETGDME
- the LOC116050061 gene encoding gastrula zinc finger protein XlCGF7.1-like isoform X1 — protein: MERHREHTEETKLRGEALPPDVLEVIVGEEEQQECSSSVDQQEPEPPPHIKEEQEELWSSQEGEQLQGLEEADITKFPFTQCGKRFGFKGSLNRHMITHTGEKPFRCSVCKKSFTQSGDLQSHMRHMVTHTGEKPFSCSECGKAFSDSGTLKKHMMTHSGEKPFSCSVCKKYFTQSGNLQKHMRIHTGEKPFSCSECGRAFTDSGNLKNHMMTHSGEKPFSCPVCKKSLTQSGALKMHMRIHTGEKPFSCSVCNRRFAQRSNFKKHKCVGPMETEADGEDCGGPEPARNSHPLLQPETEDQTGDSSEPETGDME